A genomic window from Thermodesulfitimonas autotrophica includes:
- a CDS encoding MFS transporter codes for MVNIILLGLVSFFTDVSSEMVYPLVPLFLTVQLGATPAIVGVIEGLAESTASLLKVFSGYWSDRLGRRKPLAITGYALSTLGKGLFYLSTSWGWVLCGRLADRFGKGVRTAPRDALIADSSDPRAYGLSFGLHRAMDTFGAVAGVAAAYFLLRHAPADFRPVFLYAVIPAAIGVFLLFFVREKRDRRSRTAQRLNLNWRELDPRLKAFLAVVFLFTLGNSSNQFLLLRAQNLGFPVRDVLLLYLVYVGVYGLLAYPAGRLSDRVGRRRLLVWGYLTYGLVYLGFALARQPETLWPLFAAYGLYSAATEGVEKALVAAIAPAHQRGTLIGLHATLVGIGLLPASLFAGLLWKILGPAAPFYFGGAMGVLTAAALAVVLRRPAQAPSGRERP; via the coding sequence ATGGTTAACATCATCCTGCTCGGCCTTGTCAGTTTCTTCACCGACGTGAGTTCCGAGATGGTCTACCCGCTGGTGCCGCTTTTCCTCACCGTCCAGCTCGGCGCCACCCCGGCCATCGTCGGCGTGATCGAGGGTCTGGCGGAGAGCACCGCCAGCCTGCTCAAAGTTTTTTCGGGTTACTGGTCCGACCGCCTCGGCCGCCGTAAACCGCTCGCCATCACCGGTTACGCCCTCTCCACCCTCGGCAAGGGCCTTTTTTACCTATCCACCTCTTGGGGCTGGGTTCTATGCGGGCGCTTAGCCGACCGCTTCGGCAAGGGGGTACGCACCGCGCCCCGGGACGCCCTCATCGCCGATTCCAGCGACCCGCGCGCCTACGGCTTGTCCTTCGGGCTGCACCGGGCGATGGACACCTTCGGCGCCGTCGCGGGAGTGGCAGCGGCCTACTTTCTCCTCCGGCACGCGCCAGCCGATTTCCGCCCCGTTTTTCTTTACGCCGTCATTCCCGCGGCCATCGGGGTATTCTTGCTCTTCTTCGTCCGGGAGAAGCGCGACCGGCGTTCCCGGACCGCCCAGCGTCTCAACCTTAACTGGCGCGAACTCGACCCGCGGCTCAAGGCCTTCCTGGCGGTGGTTTTTCTTTTCACTCTCGGGAATTCCTCCAACCAGTTCCTGCTGCTGCGGGCGCAAAACCTGGGCTTCCCGGTGCGGGACGTGCTCCTCCTATATCTTGTTTATGTAGGCGTCTACGGCCTTCTCGCCTATCCGGCAGGGCGCCTCTCCGACCGGGTCGGCCGGCGGCGCCTTCTGGTATGGGGTTACCTTACCTACGGCTTGGTTTACTTGGGCTTCGCCCTCGCCCGGCAGCCGGAAACCCTGTGGCCGCTCTTCGCCGCTTACGGCCTCTACTCGGCGGCCACCGAAGGCGTGGAGAAAGCCCTCGTCGCCGCGATTGCCCCGGCGCACCAGCGGGGCACGCTCATCGGGCTGCACGCCACCCTGGTGGGCATCGGGCTCCTCCCGGCTTCGCTTTTTGCCGGCTTGCTCTGGAAAATACTCGGCCCCGCGGCACCCTTCTATTTCGGCGGGGCGATGGGGGTCTTAACCGCCGCGGCCTTGGCCGTGGTCCTGCGCCGGCCGGCGCAAGCGCCCAGCGGGCGAGAGCGCCCGTAA
- a CDS encoding HEAT repeat domain-containing protein, with translation MPLTYFCQKCWREVPAGARGPCPHCGAPLDDGASYAEKLIRALDAPEAATALRAAYLLGKLRAAAAVPALAAKLKESPDPYLAAAACEALGQIGTPEAEAAVCAARKHRFATVRRVAVKYCHKPSSGEKSDG, from the coding sequence GTGCCGCTTACCTACTTCTGCCAAAAGTGCTGGCGGGAAGTCCCGGCCGGCGCGCGAGGCCCGTGCCCCCACTGCGGGGCGCCGCTGGACGACGGCGCCAGCTACGCGGAAAAGCTTATCCGGGCCCTTGATGCGCCTGAAGCCGCGACCGCCTTGCGGGCGGCCTATCTCCTGGGGAAGTTGCGCGCAGCCGCCGCGGTGCCCGCGCTCGCGGCTAAACTAAAGGAAAGCCCAGACCCCTACCTGGCGGCTGCCGCCTGCGAAGCGCTGGGCCAGATCGGCACGCCGGAGGCAGAGGCCGCGGTTTGCGCCGCCCGCAAACACCGGTTTGCCACCGTCCGGCGGGTGGCGGTAAAATACTGCCACAAACCCTCTTCTGGAGAGAAAAGCGATGGTTAA
- a CDS encoding universal stress protein, with protein MFEKIIVAFDASPQSFAALRVALEIAQKFGATVTAVSVVRLPEYAGTLDEVDENIQRARQYYEQPLRQAAFLAAEKGVELKSEVLYGHTGERLVEFAAAAGADLIVTGARGLSGVKRYLLGSVSNHLVNHAPCPVLVIRDKELGT; from the coding sequence GTGTTTGAAAAAATCATCGTGGCTTTCGACGCCTCGCCCCAGTCCTTTGCGGCACTGCGGGTCGCGCTGGAAATCGCGCAGAAATTTGGGGCTACCGTGACCGCGGTCTCCGTAGTGCGGCTGCCGGAATACGCCGGCACCCTCGACGAGGTGGACGAAAATATCCAGCGCGCGCGCCAGTACTACGAGCAGCCGCTCCGCCAGGCCGCTTTCCTAGCCGCGGAAAAAGGAGTGGAGCTAAAATCGGAGGTTCTTTACGGCCACACCGGCGAGCGGCTGGTGGAGTTCGCCGCGGCCGCAGGGGCGGACCTGATCGTCACCGGCGCGCGGGGGCTAAGCGGCGTCAAGCGTTATCTCTTGGGCAGCGTCTCGAACCACCTGGTCAACCATGCGCCCTGCCCGGTGCTGGTCATCCGGGATAAGGAATTAGGCACATAG